One genomic segment of Aquipluma nitroreducens includes these proteins:
- a CDS encoding alpha-galactosidase, with amino-acid sequence MPLKSFERRTFLKLMSAGLGAGILSFPRFSQAFTPPPNDIRHLDFSLGKPEWILHEDGTFDIFAGSIRLSNCRPSINGQSIFVRNTFMGDSPKGKRIIYEVDGGFVMLDLRTHSNTISIGAEISGMKNAPTWFNPLGEGYITGANHFFKQGFGTGGQSGIFDFRKSTNRKSLNYPNEEAWSYDSFMMTGLIAPNGDTLSIGAYEQADFIQRSSVYNRPRRKGLNDSKFGKEEVFFEAGFATENIPLKDEFIKLPDLFIYYGNQPFGAMQNLAWSISEQNQARRDTRTNYFWSSFQDFRTSFSYKYLLEQLQVLDEINPPIPLTTIHVGSGYCIPGDWLNNGEGWPKSMDVVAREIFSRRYRAGIYVAPFVVHEKSRTFRNHPRWLLKDNEDNPIVMDQDVEGKLYALDGNLEDVKDYIEKVFRKFHEIGFTYYEIDRLDWGLQESSDPLKSKKGKSSVQVLRSVMDIIRKAVGAGSFITANRTPYSPLIGYVDAVRIDKDQGWKWEEQTTEHIIEESYNTQYFNNVFWQNDPDVVFLRDYKSDFTLDEQKSIALWVAFMGGSVGISDNFKTMGGDKLQLWRFLEPSTRPQSALLPFWGNNVINKVAVRRYKKVKAWSVLILNDTDSVVTESYLLSDLIGLKEAWVFVWEPGFSLGLGKPTRISVTLGSHESKLYFISETKENPSLDLNISGNDFSEEMDTK; translated from the coding sequence ATGCCCCTTAAATCTTTTGAAAGAAGAACTTTCCTGAAGTTGATGAGTGCTGGCCTTGGCGCGGGTATTCTCTCCTTTCCAAGGTTCTCTCAGGCATTTACCCCCCCACCGAACGATATACGACATCTCGATTTTAGTCTTGGTAAACCAGAATGGATTTTGCACGAAGATGGCACATTTGATATTTTTGCGGGAAGCATCCGTTTGTCTAATTGTCGTCCATCCATTAACGGGCAGAGCATTTTTGTGCGAAATACGTTCATGGGTGACTCCCCCAAAGGCAAACGTATCATCTATGAAGTTGATGGTGGTTTTGTAATGCTCGATTTGAGGACGCATTCAAATACGATTTCAATAGGAGCCGAAATAAGTGGAATGAAAAATGCGCCAACCTGGTTTAATCCACTGGGCGAAGGATACATAACCGGAGCCAATCATTTCTTTAAACAAGGATTTGGAACGGGCGGTCAATCCGGAATTTTTGATTTCAGGAAATCGACCAACAGGAAATCACTCAATTACCCGAACGAAGAAGCCTGGTCGTATGATAGTTTTATGATGACTGGTCTGATTGCACCGAATGGCGACACACTTTCAATTGGAGCCTACGAGCAAGCTGACTTTATTCAACGCAGCTCTGTTTATAACCGTCCGCGTCGTAAGGGGCTTAATGATAGTAAATTCGGGAAAGAGGAAGTTTTTTTTGAGGCAGGTTTCGCAACTGAAAACATCCCGTTGAAAGATGAATTCATCAAACTCCCCGATCTGTTTATTTATTACGGTAATCAGCCTTTTGGGGCCATGCAAAATCTGGCATGGAGTATTTCAGAGCAAAATCAGGCCCGGCGCGATACCCGTACCAATTATTTTTGGTCTTCTTTTCAGGATTTCCGGACTTCATTCAGCTATAAATATTTACTCGAACAACTTCAAGTCCTCGATGAAATAAATCCACCAATTCCATTAACTACCATTCATGTCGGATCTGGTTACTGTATTCCGGGCGATTGGCTCAATAATGGCGAAGGCTGGCCAAAGTCGATGGACGTTGTGGCAAGGGAAATTTTCAGCAGAAGATATCGTGCCGGAATTTATGTGGCTCCTTTTGTTGTTCATGAAAAGAGTCGGACCTTCAGGAATCACCCTCGCTGGTTATTGAAAGACAATGAGGATAATCCGATTGTGATGGATCAGGATGTGGAAGGGAAACTTTACGCATTGGATGGAAATCTTGAAGATGTAAAAGATTACATTGAAAAAGTATTCAGGAAATTTCATGAAATTGGATTTACTTATTATGAGATTGACCGTTTGGACTGGGGGTTACAGGAATCATCGGATCCACTGAAGTCAAAAAAAGGTAAATCATCGGTTCAGGTTCTTCGCTCAGTCATGGATATTATTCGGAAAGCAGTTGGTGCCGGAAGCTTCATCACTGCAAACAGAACCCCTTATTCGCCATTGATTGGATATGTCGATGCAGTCAGAATAGACAAAGATCAGGGATGGAAATGGGAAGAACAAACCACCGAACATATTATTGAAGAAAGCTACAACACACAATATTTTAACAATGTCTTCTGGCAGAACGACCCTGATGTAGTTTTTCTTCGCGACTACAAAAGCGATTTCACGCTTGACGAACAAAAGAGCATTGCTTTATGGGTTGCATTTATGGGTGGATCGGTTGGAATTTCGGACAATTTTAAAACCATGGGAGGTGATAAATTGCAATTATGGCGTTTCCTTGAACCATCAACCCGGCCTCAAAGTGCATTGCTTCCATTCTGGGGTAATAATGTCATCAATAAAGTTGCTGTAAGGCGATATAAAAAGGTAAAAGCCTGGAGTGTTCTTATACTCAACGATACCGATAGTGTTGTTACCGAAAGTTATCTGCTATCCGATTTGATTGGATTAAAAGAGGCTTGGGTATTTGTTTGGGAGCCTGGGTTTAGTCTTGGCCTTGGAAAACCAACAAGGATTTCAGTTACGCTTGGAAGCCACGAATCAAAATTATATTTCATTTCTGAAACGAAAGAAAATCCTTCGTTGGATCTAAATATCTCAGGCAATGATTTTTCTGAAGAAATGGACACCAAATAA
- a CDS encoding PaaI family thioesterase, translated as MNIPKLTYSTPVEMLGHYLKDTMVEHLGIRFTAYGEGWVEATMPVDHRTFRPGGFLHGGANLALAETVAGFGSMLAVDIQEYDIRGIQVSASHTGKADGGIVYARAEILHLGKRTHIWNVDIKSESGKLISTARVTNMIVKRHEK; from the coding sequence ATGAATATACCAAAACTTACCTATTCAACTCCGGTTGAAATGCTCGGCCATTACCTGAAAGACACCATGGTTGAGCACCTCGGAATACGTTTTACGGCTTATGGCGAAGGTTGGGTTGAGGCCACCATGCCTGTTGATCACCGTACATTTCGTCCGGGAGGGTTTTTGCATGGAGGCGCAAATTTGGCATTAGCCGAAACTGTCGCCGGATTTGGTTCGATGCTTGCCGTTGATATTCAGGAATACGATATTCGGGGAATTCAGGTGAGCGCCAGCCATACAGGGAAGGCCGATGGGGGCATCGTGTATGCCCGTGCCGAAATACTGCATTTGGGAAAACGGACTCACATCTGGAACGTTGATATAAAATCGGAATCGGGCAAGTTGATTTCTACTGCAAGAGTGACTAATATGATTGTAAAAAGACATGAGAAATAA